The genome window TCCTTTCCAACCTTTACTAAGTCTTTAGCAGAATTCATAATCTTATTGTATATTTTTTCTCTAGCTTTATCTCCATCAGGGTCTATACAATCTAATAAAGAAATTCCCATAGTTATAGTTCTTATATCTAACTGTTCTTCATTTATCATCTTAATTGTTTCAAGTATATTTCCTACATTCACTGTTATCACCTCCCCTTACTACTTACTACAGATTATGCATTGAATTAAATATTTCTTCTCGTTGAATTTTTACATCTACTGATAATTTATTTCCTCTTTCAATTAAGTCTTCAACCGTTTGCTCAAAAGAATTTAATGATTCCTCTAAATCAACTATCATAATCATGGTAAAATAATCCTGCAATATCTTTTGTGATATATCTACTATATTGATGTTTTGCTTGTATAATTCATCACTAATTCCTGCTACTATACCTGGTTTATCCTTTCCAATTACTGTTAAAATTGCTTTCATAATAATATCCTCCCTTATTTTTTTATAAATCTTATATTTTTACAAATTGAACTATGTATTAACATATGTTTCATTTATTTGTTAGTAAATCACTTTTTATGTATATATTTAATATATTTTAATACCTACATATTCATTTGTCAATTTTTTTTCAATATTCTATTATTTTTATACTATTTAGAAAATTCATGTATTATGCATGCTTTCTCAATAATAAACATATTTTTCATAACAATGAAAGTTATTACTCAGTAATCTCACAATTCCCTAAATAACCCCCTCTAAAAATTATTTTTTTACTTCTATGAATTCAACTATATTTTTTCTTGTATCAGGATTTACAACCAATATAGAAGCAATCATAAGACTTTTTCATTCTATACCTAATAGAGTTTTTTTAGTTTTAAAACAGTATTAGCGAAAAATATACTTTATCCATTATAATTTTTCTATAATTATTAATTATTGTAAATTTATATAAATACTTTTAGTAACTTTTATAAGTAAAAAGCTACTTACTAAAGCAAACAAACGTTTCACTTTAATAAGTAGCTATACTTTTATAACAAAATAGTTATAATATTAGAACTTCCTTCATTTACAATTTTTTGTAAAGTCTTTTGCATTTTAACTCTTATCTCTTCTGGCATAGTATATAATTTACTTTGTAATTGCTCTTTTACTAGGTCATGAAGTGACTTGCCAAACATATTTGATTCCCATAAATCTGCTGGTTGCTCCTCAAATACTTCCATAAGATATTTTATCATTTCTTCACCTTGATTTTGATTTCCAACTATTGGAGAAACCTCTGTAGATATATCTGCTTTTATAATATGAAGTGATGGTGCATTGGCTTTTAACTTGATACCATATTGTTTTCCTTGTTTCATTATTTCTGGTTCTTCTAAACTAAGTTCTTCTAAGGAAGGTGCAACTACTCCGTATCCTTTTATCTTGGCATCTATTAAGGCACTTTCTATTTTATCATACTCATTTTTAACTTTAGATAGTCTAGTTATCAGACTAAGCAGTTGATAATCTCCTTCAATTTTAAATCCACTCTTTTCTTCAAGGACATTATAGAATAAGTCTTGCTTTGTCTGCAAATCAATATTTATAACACCTTCTCCTAACTCTACATTATCAACACCTGTATCTTCCAAAAACTCTAACTCAGAAAATCCTTGCATAATACCTTCTATATCTCTTATTTTACCTATATCTATAATGCTTTGTTTTAATGTTGTTATTATGCTACTTTTTATCCAGTGATTTCTCTCGAGACCTTCAACCCATTTTGGTAAATTAATTCTTATTTCTGTAAGTGGAAAATCATATAATACAGCTTCCATAACTTCCTCTATATCATCTTCTTCCATTTCAACCACATTCATCGGAAGAACTGGAACTTCATACTTTTCTTCCAATTCATTTCTAAGCATACTCGTTTCCTCACTTTTTGGACTTAACGTATTTAAAACCACTGCAAATGGTTTTTTAAGACTTTTCAATTCCTGTATAACTCTCTCTTCTGGATCTACATAGCTTTTTCTGTCAATACCAGTAACTGAACCATCTGTCAGAACAACTATCCCTATTGTAGAATGGTCTTTTATAACTTTTTTAGTTCCTATCTCTGCTGCCTTTTCAAATGTCATAGCTTCTTGAGACCAAGGAGTGGATACCAATCTTTGTTTTCCACCCTCTTCATGCCCTAAAGCACCTTCAACTATGTATCCAACACAATCTACCATTCTTACTTTTAAAGATACTGTGTCTTTTATTTTTATTTCTACACCATCTGCTGGTACAAATTTTGGCTCTACTGTCATTATTGTTTTACCTGAACCACTTTGAGGTATCTCATCTCTTGTCCTATCCTTTTTAAATTCATTGTCTATATTAGGTATAACCAACTTTTCCATAAATTTTCTTATAAAAGTTGATTTTCCTGTTCTTACAGGTCCAACTACTCCAATATATATATCCCCCTGAGTCCTTTTGGATATATCTTCGTATATGTTATTATTCATATTATTCCTCCTATACATCTAATCTTATTAAATTATATTTAGATTTCGAGGTTAATATTCTTAAAATAGAAAAATAAAGACCAGCAATATTAATTTAGTTCACAGATAGAAATTCGTAAATTTCAATGTAAATTAAATTATATCGCTGGTCCAAATAGTAGTGTGCTATATTAGCTGACTTTAGTAGTATTCTTATTTGACTTACTATTCATTTCAATAAGCTCTTTACGTCTTTCTTTAGTCATGTTCATCCATATAAATGTAAACACCAATCCAATTATGGCTACTATAGTAAGAACTATAAAGTAATACTTATATCCAGTCACACCTGGAAATGCATCTAATATCTTTCCTGCTGCTAGTGGACAAAGTACTTCTGGAAGATATCCTAATGTAGCAACTATACCTATAGCAGTTCCTGATATTGATAATGAATAATTACCTTCTTCAAGTAATGAATAGTGTAAACCTTGAATTGCATACATAGATACATATATTGCAACACATCCAATCAATAATATATAAATCATAGATGATTTTGTCGGTGTAAATATTACACCTAAAAGACCTGCAATCATAAGTATAAATCCATAAGATATAATCTTTGATGAACCAACTTTATCTCCAAGTAATCCAGAAGTAGCTGATGCTACTGGTCTACAATACTGAGCTAATATTGATATTGCAGATGCAAATACCACAGTTGTTCCAAATGCTTCAGTTGAATAAGGTGTAAAATAGTAAAATGACATATTAGCTGAATATGAACAAAACATTATTATTGTTATTATCCATGTATGAGGCATTTTTATTACTGCAAAGAAAGCTTCTTTATCAAATTTTGCTGATACCTCTTTTTCATTATCCTTTAACTTGAAAAATACTAATACTCCAACTATTACATTTATGGCTGAATACAGCACTATAATTGTTGTAAGACCAGATTTATCACTTACTTTTGATGAAATATACCCAAATAGTATTAAGACTAGAGATAGATGAATTGCATTAGTAATTCCACGACCACTTTCCATAAATCCAAAAGCCTTTCCTTGTTCATTTTCAGATGCTAACATCCTAACAGCTTTTACAAGAGCTGGCCAAAAAGTAAGTATTGTTGTTATCCCCCATAAAGCATGGATTAAAAACACAACGATATATGGAGGATAAAGTATTAATACAAGACCAGATACCCCTGTAATAATTAAAGAACCTGAAAGTAATTTTCTGGCTGAAATACGGTCTGCTAAAAAACCACCAAAAAGATATGATACCATTGCGAGTAGACCATAAATACTTCCTAAACTTCCCATTTGTGTATTTGTAAGATTAAATGCTTGTGCAAAAGTATCATAATAATAATTCTTTAAATATGGTAAAGCATATATAAATGCTCCTGATACAAAGAGTATTATCAAGACTTTGAAATTTTTCCAAATGCTTGGTTTATTTACTTCAACTGACATACTTCCTCCTTATGTAAATCCCCGTAAATTTTTATAATAACTAATTATTGTTTATTTGATTGTTTATTCAATATCTCAATATATTTATTAATATATTAGATTAATTTATTTATAACTTTTGGTGAGCTAAAAATAAACTCTTTTAGCTCACCAAAATAATTACATTTTTATTTGTAGGAACGTCCAGAATTATTAGATATCTTTTTTTCATAGTTATTCCAAAGCATTAAACCTGTTACTATAACAAAAAGACCTCCACCTATCATTTCAATCTCATAGACTATATTATCCTTTAAAGTCTCCATAACTGGTGCTGTTGAGAAAAGTATCCCAACTACAGTTACTACAAGTACCATTCTGGCAATATTGACACAAGTTGAATCACTTTTTGCAATTGAATATGGTCTTTCTTCGTTTGGTCTTGTCTTTCTAAGTCTGATATAAGATGTAAAAAGCAATACATATGGGAATAATGCCGTTAATGCTGTCATAGTAACAAGAACATTATATATATTATCTACAGATGGTAATAAATTTGTTCCTATAAGAAGTAGACTCACTATTATAGCCTGAATTATTACTGCATTTGATGGTATGTTATGTTTATTTGTAACAGTTAATTGCTTAGGAAATACACCTTCTTTTACATTTCCAAAAAGCATCTTTACTGGACCCGCTATATAAAGTATTAACGCTCCAAGTACTGATAAAGTTATTCCAAATGCTACTACTCTTATAAACCAACTTCCTATACCTAAATCTTGTGCAACTTTAGCTAGTGCATCTAGTATTCCTGTAGATGCTGCAATTTCATCTGGAGGAAGTATCATTGTTATTGCTACTGAACCTAGGATATAGATTCCTCCTATTAAAACAGCCACTGTTAATATAGCTTTAGGAAAGTTTTTCTTAGCATTATCCATTTCGGTTATGAAATTAGCAGTCGTTTCAGCTCCTGATAATGCAAATATTATAGCAGATATAGAAACTAGTGAATTTGCATCTATTTTTGGTATTATATTTTGGATTGTATATACAGATGCTGATGGAGCTTTTTTGAGAATAACTACAGACATAAATGCCATCACTATAAGCAATATAGCAGGAATTGTAGAACCTAATGCTCCTGTATTCGTAAAGAATTTTCCAAATGCCATCCCACGAGTACTTACTAGGGACAACATCCAAAATATTATTAGTGAAAGCGATAAAATAAACATCTTATTGTTTGATAAATCTGGATTTCCAAGCATATATGCAATATTTATAGCTAGGAATGTCAAGAAAGAAGAATACCAAAATATCTTTGATGTCCAATTTAACCATGACACCATAAATCCCCACTTCTCTCCATAAGCCTGTTTAACCCATTCTCCAAGTCCGCCATCTTTTGGATATGTTGCAGCCAGTTCTGCACATATAAGTGATGCTGGAACAAAGAATATAAAAGCAAACAATAACCAAACTGGTATAGAACCAAGACCCAATCCAAAGCTAGAGGCAGTAGATTTAGCTATCCATCTAATCCCAAATAGTGCTGATATATTCATAAATACTAAATCCCAAAATCCAATTTTCTTTTTCACTGTAATTCCTCCAATTTCAAATTTATTTAAACCTATACATAATGTACTAATTTAAATATCAAGTATAAGTTCTTCAACACTTCTTGGATAATTAGTTATAATTGTAGAACCATTTTTACCTACTATTGCTGTATCTGAGTGTCTAAATCCTCCAACTCCAGGTATATATATTCCTGGCTCCATAGAAAATACCATTCCTTCTTCTAATATTAATTCATTGTCAAATCTTAAATACGGCTCTTCATGTTCTGATAAGCCTAAACCATGACCAATCCTATGATTTGAATATAACTCTAGACCATACTTTGCAACAACAGCTCTTGCTGCTTCATCCACCATTCTTGCTGGTATACCAGCTTTTATTGTATCTAATCCAGCTTGTTGAGCCTCTACTGCAATCTTAAATACTTCCTTTTGTCTTTCTGTTGGTTTACCTATGATAAAAGTTCTTTCATTTTCTGCCCTATAGTTTTCATACCAAACCTGTCTACTATGTATTACTATGTCTCCTCTTTGAAGTATTCTAGTATTAGAATCTAAATGTGGTTGTGCTGTTCTATCAATACCTGAACAAGTCCAGTTGGCAAATCCTATATATGTATCAGGATAATTTTCAGATACGTATTTTAATAAAGCATTGTCCCCTGCAACATCAAATTCCAACTCACTCATACCAACTCTAACATTTTCCAAAGACCCTTTTATACCTATATCAGATAAATAACCAGCTATCTTCAAAAATTCTATCTCTCCTGCGTCTTTTACATATCTCATTTCAAATATTTTACTTCCAATATCTTTAATATCAAATGATTTATCAGTTATATATTCTGAGAAGCTTGCAGACACTATATCTTTTTCTATTCCAACAATTGTTCCTTTAGGATACTTACTTAAAATTACATCTAAATAATGCTTATGTGATATTCCATGTTTTTTCATTTCTGGTATTTCATAATATACATATACATTATCAACTTTTGCAACTTCTTTAGCATGTAATTCTTCTAATCCAGGTACTATTAGTTCTA of Clostridioides sp. ES-S-0054-01 contains these proteins:
- a CDS encoding ACT domain-containing protein produces the protein MKAILTVIGKDKPGIVAGISDELYKQNINIVDISQKILQDYFTMIMIVDLEESLNSFEQTVEDLIERGNKLSVDVKIQREEIFNSMHNL
- the spoIVA gene encoding stage IV sporulation protein A — translated: MNNNIYEDISKRTQGDIYIGVVGPVRTGKSTFIRKFMEKLVIPNIDNEFKKDRTRDEIPQSGSGKTIMTVEPKFVPADGVEIKIKDTVSLKVRMVDCVGYIVEGALGHEEGGKQRLVSTPWSQEAMTFEKAAEIGTKKVIKDHSTIGIVVLTDGSVTGIDRKSYVDPEERVIQELKSLKKPFAVVLNTLSPKSEETSMLRNELEEKYEVPVLPMNVVEMEEDDIEEVMEAVLYDFPLTEIRINLPKWVEGLERNHWIKSSIITTLKQSIIDIGKIRDIEGIMQGFSELEFLEDTGVDNVELGEGVINIDLQTKQDLFYNVLEEKSGFKIEGDYQLLSLITRLSKVKNEYDKIESALIDAKIKGYGVVAPSLEELSLEEPEIMKQGKQYGIKLKANAPSLHIIKADISTEVSPIVGNQNQGEEMIKYLMEVFEEQPADLWESNMFGKSLHDLVKEQLQSKLYTMPEEIRVKMQKTLQKIVNEGSSNIITILL
- a CDS encoding MFS transporter produces the protein MSVEVNKPSIWKNFKVLIILFVSGAFIYALPYLKNYYYDTFAQAFNLTNTQMGSLGSIYGLLAMVSYLFGGFLADRISARKLLSGSLIITGVSGLVLILYPPYIVVFLIHALWGITTILTFWPALVKAVRMLASENEQGKAFGFMESGRGITNAIHLSLVLILFGYISSKVSDKSGLTTIIVLYSAINVIVGVLVFFKLKDNEKEVSAKFDKEAFFAVIKMPHTWIITIIMFCSYSANMSFYYFTPYSTEAFGTTVVFASAISILAQYCRPVASATSGLLGDKVGSSKIISYGFILMIAGLLGVIFTPTKSSMIYILLIGCVAIYVSMYAIQGLHYSLLEEGNYSLSISGTAIGIVATLGYLPEVLCPLAAGKILDAFPGVTGYKYYFIVLTIVAIIGLVFTFIWMNMTKERRKELIEMNSKSNKNTTKVS
- a CDS encoding amino acid permease; protein product: MKKKIGFWDLVFMNISALFGIRWIAKSTASSFGLGLGSIPVWLLFAFIFFVPASLICAELAATYPKDGGLGEWVKQAYGEKWGFMVSWLNWTSKIFWYSSFLTFLAINIAYMLGNPDLSNNKMFILSLSLIIFWMLSLVSTRGMAFGKFFTNTGALGSTIPAILLIVMAFMSVVILKKAPSASVYTIQNIIPKIDANSLVSISAIIFALSGAETTANFITEMDNAKKNFPKAILTVAVLIGGIYILGSVAITMILPPDEIAASTGILDALAKVAQDLGIGSWFIRVVAFGITLSVLGALILYIAGPVKMLFGNVKEGVFPKQLTVTNKHNIPSNAVIIQAIIVSLLLIGTNLLPSVDNIYNVLVTMTALTALFPYVLLFTSYIRLRKTRPNEERPYSIAKSDSTCVNIARMVLVVTVVGILFSTAPVMETLKDNIVYEIEMIGGGLFVIVTGLMLWNNYEKKISNNSGRSYK
- a CDS encoding aminopeptidase P family protein; the encoded protein is MSNNMRLERLRKYMNEKNIEIGLIFEPDNQFYISGFKAITYSRPIVTVVTKDKIELIVPGLEELHAKEVAKVDNVYVYYEIPEMKKHGISHKHYLDVILSKYPKGTIVGIEKDIVSASFSEYITDKSFDIKDIGSKIFEMRYVKDAGEIEFLKIAGYLSDIGIKGSLENVRVGMSELEFDVAGDNALLKYVSENYPDTYIGFANWTCSGIDRTAQPHLDSNTRILQRGDIVIHSRQVWYENYRAENERTFIIGKPTERQKEVFKIAVEAQQAGLDTIKAGIPARMVDEAARAVVAKYGLELYSNHRIGHGLGLSEHEEPYLRFDNELILEEGMVFSMEPGIYIPGVGGFRHSDTAIVGKNGSTIITNYPRSVEELILDI